From the genome of Phyllostomus discolor isolate MPI-MPIP mPhyDis1 chromosome 12, mPhyDis1.pri.v3, whole genome shotgun sequence, one region includes:
- the LOC114511167 gene encoding ferritin light chain-like, producing the protein MSSQIRQNYSTEVETAVNSLANLHLRASYIYLSLGFYFDRDDVALQGVGHFFRQLAKKKREDAECLLTLQNQRGGRILLQDVAMPSKPEWGTTQDAMEAALDLEKNVNRALLDLHALASTRSDLYVCDFLKNQFLDEELKLIKKIGNYLINIRRLGGPQAGYGEYLFERLTLKHD; encoded by the exons ATGAGCTCCCAAATTCGTCAGAATTATTCCACCGAAGTGGAGACGGCGGTGAACAGCTTGGCCAACCTGCATCTGCGGGCCTCTTATATCTACCTCTCTCTG GGCTTCTATTTCGACCGGGACGACGTGGCTCTGCAGGGCGTGGGTCACTTCTTCCGACAGTTGGCCAAAAAGAAGCGCGAAGACGCTGAATGTCTCTTAACGCTGCAAAACCAGCGCGGTGGCCGCATTCTTCTCCAGGATGTGGCG ATGCCTTCCAAACCTGAGTGGGGTACAACTCAGGACGCCATGGAAGCAGCCTTGGACTTGGAGAAGAACGTGAACCGGGCCCTTTTGGATCTGCATGCCCTGGCTTCTACCCGCTCAGACCTTTAT GTCTGTGACTTCCtgaagaaccagttcctggatgaGGAGTTGAAACTCATCAAAAAGATCGGAAACTACCTAATTAACATCCGCAGGCTGGGCGGCCCCCAGGCTGGGTATGGTGAGTATCTCTTCGAAAGGCTCACCCTCAAACACGACTAG
- the GYS1 gene encoding glycogen [starch] synthase, muscle isoform X1: MPLNRTLSMSSLPGLEEWEDEFDLENAVLFEVAWEVANKVGGIYTVLQTKAKVTGDEWGDNYYLVGPYTEQGVRTQVELLEPPTPALKRTMDSMNSKGCKVYFGRWLIEGGPLVVLLDVGASAWALERWKGELWDTCSIGVPWYDREANDAVLFGFLTTWFLGEFLAQSEEKPHVVAHFHEWLAGVGLCLCRARRLPVATIFTTHATLLGRYLCAGAVDFYNNLEKFNVDKEAGERQIYHRYCMERAAAHCAHVFATVSQITAIEAQHLLKRKPDIVTPNGLNVKKFSAMHEFQNLHAQSKARIQEFVRGHFYGHLDFNLDKTLYFFIAGRYEFSNKGADIFLEALARLNYLLRVNNSEQTVVAFFIMPARTNNFNVETLKGQAVRKQLWDTANTVKEKFGRKLYESLLVGNLPDMNKMLDKEDFTMMKRAIFATQRQSFPPVCTHNMLDDSSDPILTTIRRIGLFNSSADRVKIIFHPEFLSSTSPLLPVDYEEFVRGCHLGVFPSYYEPWGYTPAECTVMGIPSISTNLSGFGCFMEEHIADPSAYGIYILDRRFRSLDDSCSQLTSFLYSFCQQTRRQRIIQRNRTERLSDLLDWKYLGRYYMSARHMALAKAFPEHFTYEPHEADRAQGYRYPRPASVPPSPSLSRHSSPHLSEDEDDPQDRLPNEEGERYDEEEEAAKDRRNIRAPEWQRRSSCNSSTGGSKRSSDTAPSSSASTPSEPLSPASSLGEERN, translated from the exons ATGCCTCTTAACCGTACTTTGTCCATGTCCTCACTGCCAGGACTGGAAGAGTGGGAGGATGAATTCGACCTGGAGAACGCAGTGCTCTTCGAAGTGGCCTGGGAGGTGGCCAACAAAG TGGGTGGCATCTACACGGTGCTGCAGACGAAGGCGAAGGTGACAGGAGATGAGTGGGGCGACAACTACTACCTGGTGGGACCGTACACGGAGCAGGGAGTGAGGACCCAGGTGGAGCTGCTCGAGCCCCCGACCCCGGCTCTGAAGAGGACAATGGACTCCATGAACAGCAAGGGCTGCAAG gtGTATTTTGGGCGCTGGCTGATCGAGGGGGGCCCCCTGGTGGTGCTCCTGGATGTGGGAGCCtcagcctgggccctggagcGCTGGAAGGGCGAGCTCTGGGACACCTGCAGCATCGGGGTGCCCTGGTACGACCGCGAGGCCAACGACGCCGTCCTTTTTGGCTTCCTCACCACCTGGTTCCTGGGTGAG TTCCTGGCCCAGAGTGAGGAGAAGCCACATGTGGTCGCGCACTTCCACGAATGGTTGGCGGGCGTCGGGCTCTGCCTGTGCCGCGCCCGGCGGCTGCCTGTGGCTACGATCTTCACCACCCACGCAACGCTGCTGGGGCGATACCTGTGTGCCGGTGCCGTGGACTTCTACAACAACCTGGAGAAG TTCAACGTGGACAAGGAAGCAGGCGAGAGGCAGATCTATCACCGCTACTGCATGGAGCGGGCAGCGGCCCACTGCGCTCATGTCTTCGCTACTGTGTCCCAGATCACCGCCATCGAGGCTCAGCACCTCCTCAAGAGGAAGCCAG ATATCGTGACCCCCAATGGACTAAATGTGAAGAAGTTCTCTGCCATGCATGAGTTCCAGAATCTCCATGCTCAGAGCAAGGCCCGAATCCAGGAGTTTGTGCGGGGCCATTTTTATGG GCACCTGGACTTCAACTTGGACAAGACACTGTACTTCTTTATCGCGGGCCGCTACGAGTTCTCCAATAAGGGGGCTGACATCTTCCTGGAGGCCTTGGCCCGGCTCAACTATCTGCTCAGA GTCAACAACAGCGAGCAGACAGTGGTCGCCTTTTTCATCATGCCGGCTCGGACCAACAATTTCAATGTGGAGACCCTCAAGGGCCAAGCCGTGCGCAAGCAGCTCTG GGATACGGCCAACACAGTGAAGGAGAAGTTTGGAAGGAAGCTTTACGAATCCTTGTTGGT GGGGAACCTCCCAGACATGAACAAGATGCTGGACAAGGAGGACTTCACTATGATGAAGAGAGCCATCTTTGCCACGCAG CGGCAGTCTTTCCCCCCTGTGTGCACCCACAATATGCTGGACGACTCCTCAGATCCTATCCTGACCACCATCCGCCGCATTGGCCTCTTCAACAGCAGTGCTGACAGGGTCAAG ATTATTTTCCATCCCGAGTTCCTCTCCTCCACGAGCCCCCTGCTGCCCGTGGACTACGAGGAGTTTGTCCGTGGCTGCCACCTCGGGGTCTTCCCCTCCTACTATGAGCCTTGGGGCTACACACCAG CCGAGTGCACGGTTATGGGCATTCCCAGTATCTCCACCAATCTCTCCGGCTTCGGCTGCTTCATGGAGGAACACATCGCAGACCCCTCAGCTTACG GCATCTACATTCTGGACCGGCGGTTCCGCAGCCTGGACGATTCCTGCTCGCAACTCACCTCCTTCCTCTACAGCTTCTGCCAGCAGACCCGGCGTCAGCGCATCATCCAGCGGAACCGCACTGAGCGTCTCTCAGACCTTCTGGACTGGAAATACCTAGGCCGG taCTATATGTCTGCGCGTCACATGGCACTGGCCAAGGCCTTTCCAGAACACTTCACCTACGAGCCCCATGAGGCTGACAGG GCCCAGGGGTACCGCTACCCACGGCCGGCCTCGGTGCCACCGTCACCCTCGCTGTCTCGACACTCGAGCCCACACCTGAGTGAGGACGAGGATGATCCCCAGGACCGACTGCCGAATGAAGAAGGCGAGCGCTATGACGAGGAAGAGGAGGCCGCCAAGGACCGGCGCAATATCCGTGCCCCGGAGTGGCAGCGCCGCTCCTCCTGCAATTCATCCACGGGCGGCAGCAAGCGCAGCTCAGACACCGCCCCCTCCAGCTCAGCCAGCACTCCCAGTGAGCCCCTCAGCCCCGCCAGCTCCCTGGGCGAGGAGCGCAACTAA
- the GYS1 gene encoding glycogen [starch] synthase, muscle isoform X2 — translation MNSTWRTQCSSKWPGRWPTKTKAKVTGDEWGDNYYLVGPYTEQGVRTQVELLEPPTPALKRTMDSMNSKGCKVYFGRWLIEGGPLVVLLDVGASAWALERWKGELWDTCSIGVPWYDREANDAVLFGFLTTWFLGEFLAQSEEKPHVVAHFHEWLAGVGLCLCRARRLPVATIFTTHATLLGRYLCAGAVDFYNNLEKFNVDKEAGERQIYHRYCMERAAAHCAHVFATVSQITAIEAQHLLKRKPDIVTPNGLNVKKFSAMHEFQNLHAQSKARIQEFVRGHFYGHLDFNLDKTLYFFIAGRYEFSNKGADIFLEALARLNYLLRVNNSEQTVVAFFIMPARTNNFNVETLKGQAVRKQLWDTANTVKEKFGRKLYESLLVGNLPDMNKMLDKEDFTMMKRAIFATQRQSFPPVCTHNMLDDSSDPILTTIRRIGLFNSSADRVKIIFHPEFLSSTSPLLPVDYEEFVRGCHLGVFPSYYEPWGYTPAECTVMGIPSISTNLSGFGCFMEEHIADPSAYGIYILDRRFRSLDDSCSQLTSFLYSFCQQTRRQRIIQRNRTERLSDLLDWKYLGRYYMSARHMALAKAFPEHFTYEPHEADRAQGYRYPRPASVPPSPSLSRHSSPHLSEDEDDPQDRLPNEEGERYDEEEEAAKDRRNIRAPEWQRRSSCNSSTGGSKRSSDTAPSSSASTPSEPLSPASSLGEERN, via the exons ATGAATTCGACCTGGAGAACGCAGTGCTCTTCGAAGTGGCCTGGGAGGTGGCCAACAAAG ACGAAGGCGAAGGTGACAGGAGATGAGTGGGGCGACAACTACTACCTGGTGGGACCGTACACGGAGCAGGGAGTGAGGACCCAGGTGGAGCTGCTCGAGCCCCCGACCCCGGCTCTGAAGAGGACAATGGACTCCATGAACAGCAAGGGCTGCAAG gtGTATTTTGGGCGCTGGCTGATCGAGGGGGGCCCCCTGGTGGTGCTCCTGGATGTGGGAGCCtcagcctgggccctggagcGCTGGAAGGGCGAGCTCTGGGACACCTGCAGCATCGGGGTGCCCTGGTACGACCGCGAGGCCAACGACGCCGTCCTTTTTGGCTTCCTCACCACCTGGTTCCTGGGTGAG TTCCTGGCCCAGAGTGAGGAGAAGCCACATGTGGTCGCGCACTTCCACGAATGGTTGGCGGGCGTCGGGCTCTGCCTGTGCCGCGCCCGGCGGCTGCCTGTGGCTACGATCTTCACCACCCACGCAACGCTGCTGGGGCGATACCTGTGTGCCGGTGCCGTGGACTTCTACAACAACCTGGAGAAG TTCAACGTGGACAAGGAAGCAGGCGAGAGGCAGATCTATCACCGCTACTGCATGGAGCGGGCAGCGGCCCACTGCGCTCATGTCTTCGCTACTGTGTCCCAGATCACCGCCATCGAGGCTCAGCACCTCCTCAAGAGGAAGCCAG ATATCGTGACCCCCAATGGACTAAATGTGAAGAAGTTCTCTGCCATGCATGAGTTCCAGAATCTCCATGCTCAGAGCAAGGCCCGAATCCAGGAGTTTGTGCGGGGCCATTTTTATGG GCACCTGGACTTCAACTTGGACAAGACACTGTACTTCTTTATCGCGGGCCGCTACGAGTTCTCCAATAAGGGGGCTGACATCTTCCTGGAGGCCTTGGCCCGGCTCAACTATCTGCTCAGA GTCAACAACAGCGAGCAGACAGTGGTCGCCTTTTTCATCATGCCGGCTCGGACCAACAATTTCAATGTGGAGACCCTCAAGGGCCAAGCCGTGCGCAAGCAGCTCTG GGATACGGCCAACACAGTGAAGGAGAAGTTTGGAAGGAAGCTTTACGAATCCTTGTTGGT GGGGAACCTCCCAGACATGAACAAGATGCTGGACAAGGAGGACTTCACTATGATGAAGAGAGCCATCTTTGCCACGCAG CGGCAGTCTTTCCCCCCTGTGTGCACCCACAATATGCTGGACGACTCCTCAGATCCTATCCTGACCACCATCCGCCGCATTGGCCTCTTCAACAGCAGTGCTGACAGGGTCAAG ATTATTTTCCATCCCGAGTTCCTCTCCTCCACGAGCCCCCTGCTGCCCGTGGACTACGAGGAGTTTGTCCGTGGCTGCCACCTCGGGGTCTTCCCCTCCTACTATGAGCCTTGGGGCTACACACCAG CCGAGTGCACGGTTATGGGCATTCCCAGTATCTCCACCAATCTCTCCGGCTTCGGCTGCTTCATGGAGGAACACATCGCAGACCCCTCAGCTTACG GCATCTACATTCTGGACCGGCGGTTCCGCAGCCTGGACGATTCCTGCTCGCAACTCACCTCCTTCCTCTACAGCTTCTGCCAGCAGACCCGGCGTCAGCGCATCATCCAGCGGAACCGCACTGAGCGTCTCTCAGACCTTCTGGACTGGAAATACCTAGGCCGG taCTATATGTCTGCGCGTCACATGGCACTGGCCAAGGCCTTTCCAGAACACTTCACCTACGAGCCCCATGAGGCTGACAGG GCCCAGGGGTACCGCTACCCACGGCCGGCCTCGGTGCCACCGTCACCCTCGCTGTCTCGACACTCGAGCCCACACCTGAGTGAGGACGAGGATGATCCCCAGGACCGACTGCCGAATGAAGAAGGCGAGCGCTATGACGAGGAAGAGGAGGCCGCCAAGGACCGGCGCAATATCCGTGCCCCGGAGTGGCAGCGCCGCTCCTCCTGCAATTCATCCACGGGCGGCAGCAAGCGCAGCTCAGACACCGCCCCCTCCAGCTCAGCCAGCACTCCCAGTGAGCCCCTCAGCCCCGCCAGCTCCCTGGGCGAGGAGCGCAACTAA
- the RUVBL2 gene encoding ruvB-like 2 isoform X1, giving the protein MATVTATTKVPEIRDVTRIERIGAHSHIRGLGLDDALEPRQASQGMVGQLAARRAAGVVLEMIREGKIAGRAVLIAGQPGTGKTAIAMGMAQALGPDTPFTAIAGSEIFSLEMSKTEALTQAFRRSIGVRIKEETEIIEGEVVEIQIDRPATGTGSKVGKLTLKTTEMETIYDLGTKMIESLTKDKVQAGDVITIDKATGKISKLGRSFTRARDYDAMGSQTKFVQCPDGELQKRKEVVHTVSLHEIDVINSRTQGFLALFSGDTGEIKSEVREQINAKVAEWREEGKAEIIPGVLFIDEVHMLDIESFSFLNRALESDMAPVLIMATNRGITRIRGTSYQSPHGIPIDLLDRLLIVSTSPYSEKDTKQILRIRCEEEDVEMSEDAYTVLTRIGLETSLRYAIQLITAASLVCRKRKGTEVQVDDIKRVYSLFLDESRSTQYMKEYQDAFLFNELKGETMDTS; this is encoded by the exons ATGGCAACCGTG ACGGCCACCACCAAGGTCCCAGAGATCCGTGATGTGACGAGGATCGAGCGCATTG GAGCTCACTCCCACATCCGGGGACTGGGGCTGGACGACGCCTTGGAGCCTCGGCAG gcctcCCAGGGCATGGTCGGTCAGCTGGCGGCCCGGCGGGCAGCTGGCGTGGTGCTGGAGATGATCCGGGAAGGGAAGATCGCTGGGCGGGCGGTGCTCATCGCCGGCCAGCCTGGCACTGGGAAGACAGCTATCGCCATGG gcatGGCGCAGGCCCTGGGCCCCGACACCCCGTTCACAGCCATCGCGGGCAGCGAGATCTTCTCCTTGGAAATGAGCAAGACAGAAGCGCTAACGCAGGCCTTCCGCAGGTCCATCGGCGTTCGCATCAA GGAGGAGACAGAGATCATCGAAGGGGAGGTGGTGGAGATCCAGATCGATCGGCCAGCCACAGGGACG GGCTCCAAGGTGGGCAAGCTGACCCTCAAGACCACAGAGATGGAGACCATATACGACTTGGGCACCAAGATGATCGAGTCCCTGACCAAGGACAAGGTCCAGGCCGG ggACGTGATCACCATTGACAAGGCCACGGGCAAGATCTCTAAACTTGGCCGTTCCTTCACCCGCGCCCGAGACTATGACGCCATGGGCTCTCAG acCAAGTTCGTGCAGTGCCCAGATGGGGAGCTGCAGAAGCGCAAGGAGGTGGTGCACACCGTGTCCCTGCACGAGATCGATGTCATCAACTCCCGCACCCAGGGCTTCCTGGCCCTCTTCTCGG GCGACACAGGGGAGATCAAGTCAGAAGTCCGAGAGCAGATAAATGCCAAGGTGGCCGAGTGGCGTGAGGAGGGCAAGGCGGAGATCATACCTGGA GTGCTGTTCATTGACGAGGTCCACATGCTGGACATCGAGAGTTTCTCCTTCCTCAACCGGGCCCTGGAGAGTGACATGGCGCCTGTCCTCATCATGGCCACCAACCGCGGCATCACCCG CATCCGGGGAACCAGCTACCAGAGCCCCCACGGCATCCCCATCGACCTGCTTGACCGATTGCTGATCGTCTCTACCTCTCCCTACAGTGAGAAGGACACGAAGCAGATCCTCCGCATCCG GTGCGAGGAGGAGGACGTGGAGATGAGTGAGGACGCCTACACAGTGCTGACCCGCATCGGGCTGGAGACCTCCCTGCGCTACGCCATCCAGCTCATCACGGCTGCCAGCCTGGTGTGCCGGAAACGCAAG GGCACGGAGGTGCAGGTAGACGACATCAAGCGAGTCTACTCGCTCTTCCTGGATGAGTCGCGCTCCACGCAGTACATGAAGGAGTACCAGGACGCCTTCCTCTTCAACGAGCTCA AAGGCGAGACCATGGACACCTCCTGA
- the RUVBL2 gene encoding ruvB-like 2 isoform X2: MATVTATTKVPEIRDVTRIERIGAHSHIRGLGLDDALEPRQASQGMVGQLAARRAAGVVLEMIREGKIAGRAVLIAGQPGTGKTAIAMGMAQALGPDTPFTAIAGSEIFSLEMSKTEALTQAFRRSIGVRIKEETEIIEGEVVEIQIDRPATGTGSKVGKLTLKTTEMETIYDLGTKMIESLTKDKVQAGDVITIDKATGKISKLGRSFTRARDYDAMGSQTKFVQCPDGELQKRKEVVHTVSLHEIDVINSRTQGFLALFSGDTGEIKSEVREQINAKVAEWREEGKAEIIPGVLFIDEVHMLDIESFSFLNRALESDMAPVLIMATNRGITRIRGTSYQSPHGIPIDLLDRLLIVSTSPYSEKDTKQILRIRCEEEDVEMSEDAYTVLTRIGLETSLRYAIQLITAASLVCRKRKGTEVQVDDIKRVYSLFLDESRSTQYMKEYQDAFLFNELSETMDTS, translated from the exons ATGGCAACCGTG ACGGCCACCACCAAGGTCCCAGAGATCCGTGATGTGACGAGGATCGAGCGCATTG GAGCTCACTCCCACATCCGGGGACTGGGGCTGGACGACGCCTTGGAGCCTCGGCAG gcctcCCAGGGCATGGTCGGTCAGCTGGCGGCCCGGCGGGCAGCTGGCGTGGTGCTGGAGATGATCCGGGAAGGGAAGATCGCTGGGCGGGCGGTGCTCATCGCCGGCCAGCCTGGCACTGGGAAGACAGCTATCGCCATGG gcatGGCGCAGGCCCTGGGCCCCGACACCCCGTTCACAGCCATCGCGGGCAGCGAGATCTTCTCCTTGGAAATGAGCAAGACAGAAGCGCTAACGCAGGCCTTCCGCAGGTCCATCGGCGTTCGCATCAA GGAGGAGACAGAGATCATCGAAGGGGAGGTGGTGGAGATCCAGATCGATCGGCCAGCCACAGGGACG GGCTCCAAGGTGGGCAAGCTGACCCTCAAGACCACAGAGATGGAGACCATATACGACTTGGGCACCAAGATGATCGAGTCCCTGACCAAGGACAAGGTCCAGGCCGG ggACGTGATCACCATTGACAAGGCCACGGGCAAGATCTCTAAACTTGGCCGTTCCTTCACCCGCGCCCGAGACTATGACGCCATGGGCTCTCAG acCAAGTTCGTGCAGTGCCCAGATGGGGAGCTGCAGAAGCGCAAGGAGGTGGTGCACACCGTGTCCCTGCACGAGATCGATGTCATCAACTCCCGCACCCAGGGCTTCCTGGCCCTCTTCTCGG GCGACACAGGGGAGATCAAGTCAGAAGTCCGAGAGCAGATAAATGCCAAGGTGGCCGAGTGGCGTGAGGAGGGCAAGGCGGAGATCATACCTGGA GTGCTGTTCATTGACGAGGTCCACATGCTGGACATCGAGAGTTTCTCCTTCCTCAACCGGGCCCTGGAGAGTGACATGGCGCCTGTCCTCATCATGGCCACCAACCGCGGCATCACCCG CATCCGGGGAACCAGCTACCAGAGCCCCCACGGCATCCCCATCGACCTGCTTGACCGATTGCTGATCGTCTCTACCTCTCCCTACAGTGAGAAGGACACGAAGCAGATCCTCCGCATCCG GTGCGAGGAGGAGGACGTGGAGATGAGTGAGGACGCCTACACAGTGCTGACCCGCATCGGGCTGGAGACCTCCCTGCGCTACGCCATCCAGCTCATCACGGCTGCCAGCCTGGTGTGCCGGAAACGCAAG GGCACGGAGGTGCAGGTAGACGACATCAAGCGAGTCTACTCGCTCTTCCTGGATGAGTCGCGCTCCACGCAGTACATGAAGGAGTACCAGGACGCCTTCCTCTTCAACGAGCTCA GCGAGACCATGGACACCTCCTGA
- the LOC114511641 gene encoding lutropin subunit beta, producing MPPPPVALLPAPTGIKPPAGIKPGRVHREALRMEMLQASASLQGLLLWLLLSAGGVQASKEPPRPLCRPINATLAAEKEACPVCITFTTSICAGYCPSMVRVLPALLPPVPQPVCTYHELRFASVRLPGCPRGVDPMVSFPVAISCRCGPCRLSSSDCGGPRPQPLACDHPTLPDLVFL from the exons ATGCCGCCGCCCCCAGTGGCCTTGCTGCCCGCCCCCACAGGCATAAAACCCCCTGCAGGTATAAAACCAGGTAGAGTCCACAGGGAGGCACTGAGGATGGAGATGCTCCAG GCCAGCGCCTCACTCCAGGGGCTGCTGTTGTGGCTGCTGCTGAGCGCGGGTGGGGTGCAGGCATCCAAGGAGCCACCGAGGCCGCTGTGCCGGCCCATCAACGCCACCCTGGCTGCCGAGAAAGAAGCCTGCCCGGTCTGCATCACCTTCACCACCAGCATCTGTGCCGGCTACTGCCCCAGCATG GTGCGGgtgctgccagccctcctgccaCCTGTGCCCCAGCCCGTGTGCACCTACCACGAGCTCAGGTTCGCCTCTGTCCGGCTCCCCGGCTGCCCGCGTGGCGTGGACCCAATGGTCTCCTTCCCTGTGGCCATCAGCTGTCGCTGTGGGCCCTGCCGCCTCAGCAGCTCCGATTGTGGGGGTCCCAGACCCCAACCCTTGGCCTGTGACCACCCTACCCTCCCAGACCTCGTCTTTCTCTAA